A stretch of the Aphis gossypii isolate Hap1 chromosome 2, ASM2018417v2, whole genome shotgun sequence genome encodes the following:
- the LOC114128136 gene encoding katanin p60 ATPase-containing subunit A-like 2 isoform X2 encodes MIRCDSLNNSTHQGRDYEKKKKQERKKSILYLIENFLRFEGYIKTASTLIEEACLNTNNHVVCDNIDLDTILIEYENYYFLRYQKKPQISKSLDIAKSDTLNATKNKTKISKKSNTNQHSQDIQTIDTNFITVTPLNIFNESLEEEYCLPSIDLGYWKDEWRVYAEIISKEILVTNPNVKWSDIKGLSTPKKLLDEAIVLPTKYPDLFTGLCTPWAAMLLYGPPGKTLLAKAVATECKTTFFNITPSTLVAKWRGDSEKLIKVMFEMAEQMSPSTIFIDELDTIASKRIDHEASRRLTSEILIHMDGLLRSEKRIFLLATSNHPWELDPAIFRRLEKRIFVDLPDVKARKDMFIYYLSEMLQKHKYIKCDIDSDSLAQETNGYSGADIRLVCKETAMQAMRSIFQVLEKKADNKINFTITTKEVNNAISKTKPSTSEADNNKYKIWQSQYASC; translated from the exons atgataaGATGTGATTCATTAAACAACAGCACACATCAAGGACGCGATTAT gaaaaaaagaagaaacaagaaagaaaaaaatcaatcctTTATTTGATAGAGAATTTTTTAAGATTCGAAGG gtacatcAAAACAGCATCAACATTAATAGAAGAAGcttgtttaaatacaaataatcatGTAGTTTGTGATAACATAGACTTGGATACTATTCTTATAGAATacgaaaactattattttttacgttatCAGAAAAAACCACAAATTAGTAAATCGTTGGATATTGCAAAATCTGATACTCTTAAtgctacaaaaaataaaaccaaaattagtaaaaaatcaaatacaaatcAACATTCACAAGATATTCAAACAATAGacactaattttattacagtaactcctttaaatatttttaatgaatccTTAGAAGAAGAATATTGTTTGCCTTCTATTGATCTCGGATATTGGAAGGACGAATGGCGAGTATACGcagaaattatatcaaaa GAAATTTTAGTCACTAATCCAAATGTAAAATGGTCAGATATTAAAGGACTTTCGACGCCTAAGAAGTTATTAGATGAGGCTATCGTATTACCAACAAAATATCCTGACTTATTTACTGGACTTTGTACCCCGTGGGCAGCAATGTTATTATATGGTCCTCCTG GAAAAACATTGCTTGCTAAAGCGGTAGCGACTGAATGTAAAactacatttttcaatatcacACCTAGTACACTTGTTGCTAAATGGAGAGGAGATTctgaaaaacttattaaagtaATGTTTGAAATGGCAGAACAAATGTCAccaagtacaatatttattgatgagTTAGATACAATTGCATCGAAACGTATTGACCACGAAGCTTCTCGTAGACTAACAtctgaaatattaatacatatggATGGTCTCCTACGTTCggaaaaacgaatatttctaTTGGCAACATCAAACCATCCGtg GGAATTAGATCCTGCGATTTTTCGTCGTCTTGAAAAACgtatttttgttgatttacCGGATGTTAAAGCTAGAAAAGatatgtttatatactatttatcgGAAATGCTACAAAAACACAAGTATATCAAATGCGACATTGATAGTGATAGTCTTGCTCAG GAAACTAATGGTTATTCTGGTGCAGATATAAGACTTGTATGTAAAGAAACAGCAATGCAGGCTATGCGttcaatatttcaagttttagaaaaaaaagctgataataaaatcaattttacaataacaacTAAAGAAGTCAATAATgcaatttcaaaaactaaaccATCAACAAGTGAggcagataataataaatataaaatttggcAATCACAATATGCATCATGTTAA
- the LOC114128136 gene encoding katanin p60 ATPase-containing subunit A-like 2 isoform X1 → MIRCDSLNNSTHQGRDYEKKKKQERKKSILYLIENFLRFEGYIKTASTLIEEACLNTNNHVVCDNIDLDTILIEYENYYFLRYQKKPQISKSLDIAKSDTLNATKNKTKISKKSNTNQHSQDIQTIDTNFITVTPLNIFNESLEEEYCLPSIDLGYWKDEWRVYAEIISKEILVTNPNVKWSDIKGLSTPKKLLDEAIVLPTKYPDLFTGLCTPWAAMLLYGPPGTGKTLLAKAVATECKTTFFNITPSTLVAKWRGDSEKLIKVMFEMAEQMSPSTIFIDELDTIASKRIDHEASRRLTSEILIHMDGLLRSEKRIFLLATSNHPWELDPAIFRRLEKRIFVDLPDVKARKDMFIYYLSEMLQKHKYIKCDIDSDSLAQETNGYSGADIRLVCKETAMQAMRSIFQVLEKKADNKINFTITTKEVNNAISKTKPSTSEADNNKYKIWQSQYASC, encoded by the exons atgataaGATGTGATTCATTAAACAACAGCACACATCAAGGACGCGATTAT gaaaaaaagaagaaacaagaaagaaaaaaatcaatcctTTATTTGATAGAGAATTTTTTAAGATTCGAAGG gtacatcAAAACAGCATCAACATTAATAGAAGAAGcttgtttaaatacaaataatcatGTAGTTTGTGATAACATAGACTTGGATACTATTCTTATAGAATacgaaaactattattttttacgttatCAGAAAAAACCACAAATTAGTAAATCGTTGGATATTGCAAAATCTGATACTCTTAAtgctacaaaaaataaaaccaaaattagtaaaaaatcaaatacaaatcAACATTCACAAGATATTCAAACAATAGacactaattttattacagtaactcctttaaatatttttaatgaatccTTAGAAGAAGAATATTGTTTGCCTTCTATTGATCTCGGATATTGGAAGGACGAATGGCGAGTATACGcagaaattatatcaaaa GAAATTTTAGTCACTAATCCAAATGTAAAATGGTCAGATATTAAAGGACTTTCGACGCCTAAGAAGTTATTAGATGAGGCTATCGTATTACCAACAAAATATCCTGACTTATTTACTGGACTTTGTACCCCGTGGGCAGCAATGTTATTATATGGTCCTCCTGGTACAg GAAAAACATTGCTTGCTAAAGCGGTAGCGACTGAATGTAAAactacatttttcaatatcacACCTAGTACACTTGTTGCTAAATGGAGAGGAGATTctgaaaaacttattaaagtaATGTTTGAAATGGCAGAACAAATGTCAccaagtacaatatttattgatgagTTAGATACAATTGCATCGAAACGTATTGACCACGAAGCTTCTCGTAGACTAACAtctgaaatattaatacatatggATGGTCTCCTACGTTCggaaaaacgaatatttctaTTGGCAACATCAAACCATCCGtg GGAATTAGATCCTGCGATTTTTCGTCGTCTTGAAAAACgtatttttgttgatttacCGGATGTTAAAGCTAGAAAAGatatgtttatatactatttatcgGAAATGCTACAAAAACACAAGTATATCAAATGCGACATTGATAGTGATAGTCTTGCTCAG GAAACTAATGGTTATTCTGGTGCAGATATAAGACTTGTATGTAAAGAAACAGCAATGCAGGCTATGCGttcaatatttcaagttttagaaaaaaaagctgataataaaatcaattttacaataacaacTAAAGAAGTCAATAATgcaatttcaaaaactaaaccATCAACAAGTGAggcagataataataaatataaaatttggcAATCACAATATGCATCATGTTAA
- the LOC114128136 gene encoding katanin p60 ATPase-containing subunit A-like 2 isoform X4 — protein MYIKTASTLIEEACLNTNNHVVCDNIDLDTILIEYENYYFLRYQKKPQISKSLDIAKSDTLNATKNKTKISKKSNTNQHSQDIQTIDTNFITVTPLNIFNESLEEEYCLPSIDLGYWKDEWRVYAEIISKEILVTNPNVKWSDIKGLSTPKKLLDEAIVLPTKYPDLFTGLCTPWAAMLLYGPPGTGKTLLAKAVATECKTTFFNITPSTLVAKWRGDSEKLIKVMFEMAEQMSPSTIFIDELDTIASKRIDHEASRRLTSEILIHMDGLLRSEKRIFLLATSNHPWELDPAIFRRLEKRIFVDLPDVKARKDMFIYYLSEMLQKHKYIKCDIDSDSLAQETNGYSGADIRLVCKETAMQAMRSIFQVLEKKADNKINFTITTKEVNNAISKTKPSTSEADNNKYKIWQSQYASC, from the exons AT gtacatcAAAACAGCATCAACATTAATAGAAGAAGcttgtttaaatacaaataatcatGTAGTTTGTGATAACATAGACTTGGATACTATTCTTATAGAATacgaaaactattattttttacgttatCAGAAAAAACCACAAATTAGTAAATCGTTGGATATTGCAAAATCTGATACTCTTAAtgctacaaaaaataaaaccaaaattagtaaaaaatcaaatacaaatcAACATTCACAAGATATTCAAACAATAGacactaattttattacagtaactcctttaaatatttttaatgaatccTTAGAAGAAGAATATTGTTTGCCTTCTATTGATCTCGGATATTGGAAGGACGAATGGCGAGTATACGcagaaattatatcaaaa GAAATTTTAGTCACTAATCCAAATGTAAAATGGTCAGATATTAAAGGACTTTCGACGCCTAAGAAGTTATTAGATGAGGCTATCGTATTACCAACAAAATATCCTGACTTATTTACTGGACTTTGTACCCCGTGGGCAGCAATGTTATTATATGGTCCTCCTGGTACAg GAAAAACATTGCTTGCTAAAGCGGTAGCGACTGAATGTAAAactacatttttcaatatcacACCTAGTACACTTGTTGCTAAATGGAGAGGAGATTctgaaaaacttattaaagtaATGTTTGAAATGGCAGAACAAATGTCAccaagtacaatatttattgatgagTTAGATACAATTGCATCGAAACGTATTGACCACGAAGCTTCTCGTAGACTAACAtctgaaatattaatacatatggATGGTCTCCTACGTTCggaaaaacgaatatttctaTTGGCAACATCAAACCATCCGtg GGAATTAGATCCTGCGATTTTTCGTCGTCTTGAAAAACgtatttttgttgatttacCGGATGTTAAAGCTAGAAAAGatatgtttatatactatttatcgGAAATGCTACAAAAACACAAGTATATCAAATGCGACATTGATAGTGATAGTCTTGCTCAG GAAACTAATGGTTATTCTGGTGCAGATATAAGACTTGTATGTAAAGAAACAGCAATGCAGGCTATGCGttcaatatttcaagttttagaaaaaaaagctgataataaaatcaattttacaataacaacTAAAGAAGTCAATAATgcaatttcaaaaactaaaccATCAACAAGTGAggcagataataataaatataaaatttggcAATCACAATATGCATCATGTTAA
- the LOC114128136 gene encoding katanin p60 ATPase-containing subunit A-like 2 isoform X3, whose protein sequence is MYIKTASTLIEEACLNTNNHVVCDNIDLDTILIEYENYYFLRYQKKPQISKSLDIAKSDTLNATKNKTKISKKSNTNQHSQDIQTIDTNFITVTPLNIFNESLEEEYCLPSIDLGYWKDEWRVYAEIISKEILVTNPNVKWSDIKGLSTPKKLLDEAIVLPTKYPDLFTGLCTPWAAMLLYGPPGTGKTLLAKAVATECKTTFFNITPSTLVAKWRGDSEKLIKVMFEMAEQMSPSTIFIDELDTIASKRIDHEASRRLTSEILIHMDGLLRSEKRIFLLATSNHPWELDPAIFRRLEKRIFVDLPDVKARKDMFIYYLSEMLQKHKYIKCDIDSDSLAQETNGYSGADIRLVCKETAMQAMRSIFQVLEKKADNKINFTITTKEVNNAISKTKPSTSEADNNKYKIWQSQYASC, encoded by the exons at gtacatcAAAACAGCATCAACATTAATAGAAGAAGcttgtttaaatacaaataatcatGTAGTTTGTGATAACATAGACTTGGATACTATTCTTATAGAATacgaaaactattattttttacgttatCAGAAAAAACCACAAATTAGTAAATCGTTGGATATTGCAAAATCTGATACTCTTAAtgctacaaaaaataaaaccaaaattagtaaaaaatcaaatacaaatcAACATTCACAAGATATTCAAACAATAGacactaattttattacagtaactcctttaaatatttttaatgaatccTTAGAAGAAGAATATTGTTTGCCTTCTATTGATCTCGGATATTGGAAGGACGAATGGCGAGTATACGcagaaattatatcaaaa GAAATTTTAGTCACTAATCCAAATGTAAAATGGTCAGATATTAAAGGACTTTCGACGCCTAAGAAGTTATTAGATGAGGCTATCGTATTACCAACAAAATATCCTGACTTATTTACTGGACTTTGTACCCCGTGGGCAGCAATGTTATTATATGGTCCTCCTGGTACAg GAAAAACATTGCTTGCTAAAGCGGTAGCGACTGAATGTAAAactacatttttcaatatcacACCTAGTACACTTGTTGCTAAATGGAGAGGAGATTctgaaaaacttattaaagtaATGTTTGAAATGGCAGAACAAATGTCAccaagtacaatatttattgatgagTTAGATACAATTGCATCGAAACGTATTGACCACGAAGCTTCTCGTAGACTAACAtctgaaatattaatacatatggATGGTCTCCTACGTTCggaaaaacgaatatttctaTTGGCAACATCAAACCATCCGtg GGAATTAGATCCTGCGATTTTTCGTCGTCTTGAAAAACgtatttttgttgatttacCGGATGTTAAAGCTAGAAAAGatatgtttatatactatttatcgGAAATGCTACAAAAACACAAGTATATCAAATGCGACATTGATAGTGATAGTCTTGCTCAG GAAACTAATGGTTATTCTGGTGCAGATATAAGACTTGTATGTAAAGAAACAGCAATGCAGGCTATGCGttcaatatttcaagttttagaaaaaaaagctgataataaaatcaattttacaataacaacTAAAGAAGTCAATAATgcaatttcaaaaactaaaccATCAACAAGTGAggcagataataataaatataaaatttggcAATCACAATATGCATCATGTTAA